The DNA segment AAGATCTAACACGCAGGTGACTAACGTCTAGAATAAGTCTCTAACTTGAACGATCATAAGTAAAATACATTAAACACTCGACCAATCTCACGGTTGGTCTTGATTTGGTGCGACGGAAGAGGCCCTGATTCCTCCCACTCACGATGGCCCTGCGCAGGAACACATCTTCAGgagcagaggtggaggagtTTGGGCCGGCGAGTCGGCGAGCCCGCTCCTTGGATCGGCGGTCTCCCATCCTGTAGTCATGGAGAGGCCCTCAGAGTGTCTACAGAGAGGCCCAGAGAGCTGACACAAGGAGGCTGAGTCACAGACGCGatccagggagagggggaggaaggagagggggagggcggacagggaggaaggaaggggagagagggaggaaagggcgggagagtgagggaggagaaggagcgagagtgagggaggagagggagagttaggtaggagaggaagagagaggggggagagagagagggagggagtaaagacagagagcgggggaggacaggcagcctcctctctccagccctgcaAGAGCCACTCCAGGTATACCTCCAGGGCCGCAAAGCAATCCCCTCCGATGTCACCACGACAACCGTCTGCTACGCTTGTGATACTTTGCCCATCTACTTCTCAGTTGTTTTTCTCTCCGGCTGTTACCACATCGACCGCGTCTAACTCACTCAGGGGCCTCGGTTTTATGACACCCCCACATGTCAACCAAACCCTGCAAGGTTTGATTCAGTATAACACTTGAATACTGGATAATATTAGTCTGGACCCACTGTTATGCGTTTGTCTCATTGAGGTTAGAGGGACACCTAGTGgacaaacacagtcacatgacacagagGCTGGGATTTTTACGTAGATGGTTTTATTGATTAAATTGAGactacaataataataaacagaagaaaagagaatgGACTCTCTTACTTGGTATTTTTCCAGTGGTAATCTTTATAATCATGTCACGAAGCCACATATCTGAGTGGGACAATAGGCTTCACCTTGGAGACAGAGTCAACAGAAAAACGATATTACCCATGGCATGTATATACATAAAAGGTATGTGCAATTTTGCAAAAGATCAAATGTACCTCGACAGCAGTGGAATAACAACAGAGGTGTTGTGCTTATCCGACAAGAAAGTAAATTGTAGCACTGTCAGCAAGTTCGAATGTCCAGTTTACTGTTGGGAAGAGTTTATCTACAGTTTGTTGAGccctcctttcacacacacgttcaggACCTATGTGTTCCCCTTGTGCTTACGCCGTCTCTGGGGCGGCAAATCTGAAAGATGGCTGACACAATACAGCAGTAGCGAGAACCGGTTAAATATTGAGAGCTGTAATCTGTTTTCTAACTTGCTTTGGTTGACAAGGTTAAACAAACCACACAATGCCATTTCAAGGGGATAGCACAGACCTCATCAAATCTCAATTACAGGGGACCTCATAGGCTGTGTTCATCCTTCttcaacacgtacacacacacacacacacacactcactcccacacacacacatacactctcacacacacacatacgctctcacatgcactcacacactggaAGCAATGTCAGGTTGTCTGTGCGCCTCTCAAATCTttcccccgtgttcccctccctTTACTCAATGGCCTTCCAGATGATGATGCCCAGGATGGTGAGCACCAGAGACAGCACCATGCCCAGGATGCACATCCTCTTACGAGACTTCCTCTGAAAGGGAGACAAAGAACACTGAGTTGGAATATCTGTGTTTCTACATATCTccgtttcaacatccatttagaCCTTTTCTCTTTTCATATTCTCTACTCTTGATGCATGATTTGATGCATGACTATGGGCTGCAATATGTGGTGCAATTCAATAACGTAGTTTGCAGTTCAAAGATATGTAGACAGTCTACAGTCGAGTACACTTACACCAACGTTATAGTTAGTTTAGAGTGGGAGGGTTATTCGAGAGTGACGCGTGTGGTTTTGGTACCTGGTAGTAGGAGGCTCGTTGGAGCTGGGCAGCGCCTCTGTCTACGTGGACCTCTGCACTCTCCACGTTGGCTTCGATGCTGTCTGCAAGTCAGAGAACAGGCACAGCAGATGGGCTCACATCCCGGGGGTCAGGGAGCCAAGACACAGGGCACACGCTCTgagagtgaggggtgagggagacaggcacacgctctgagagtgaggggtgagggagacaggcacacgctctgagagtgaggggtgagggagacacaggcacacgctctgagagtgaggggtgagggagacacaggcacacgctctgagagtgaggggtcagggagacaggcacacgctctgagagtgaggggtcagggagacacaggcacacgctctgagagtgaggggtgagggagacacaggcacacgctctgagagtgaggggtcagggagacaggcacacgctctgagagtgaggggtcagggagacaggcacacgctctgagagtgaggggtcagggagacacaggcacacgctctgagagtgaggggtcagggagacaggcacacgctctgagagtgaggggtcagggagacaggcacacgctctgagagtgaggggtcagggagacaggcacacgctctgagagtgaggggtcagggagacaggcacacgctctgagagtgaggggtgagggagacacaggcacacgctctgagagtgaggggtcagggagacaggcacacgctctgagagtgaggggtgagggagacaggcacacgctctgagagtgaggggtcagggagacacaggcacacgctctgagagtgaggggtcagggagacaggcacacgctctgagagtgaggggtcagggagacacaggcacacactctgagagtgaggggtcagggagacaggcacacgctctgagagtgaggggtcagggagacacaggcacacgctctgagagtgaggggtgagggagacacaggcacacgctctgagagtgaggggtgagggagacaggcacacgctctgagagtgaggggtgagggagacaggcacacgctctgagagtgaggggtcagggagacaggcacacgctctgagagtgaggggtgagggagacaggcacacgctctgagagtgaggggtcagggagacacaggcacacgctctgagagtgaggggtgagggagacacaggcacacgctctgagagtgaggggtgagggagacacaggcacacgctctgagagtgaggggtcagggagacAGGCACACGCTCTGAGAGTGGAATCTGGCACGAATGTTGACTGCGTTGAATTGGTTCGTGAACTCAGGGGAAGAGCAGTTGGCTTGCGGAGGCCAGAGTGTCGAGTGtagagtgtgagggagtgtgtgaagcAGGTGTGCTGGGGCGTGTGATAGCAACAAGGAGAGTAGATAAGAATAGTTTGGGATTGGAGGTTCACCAGACCAtgccagggagaggagatggaacaACACTTGTGTGGAAGAAGAAGAAcgagcgagagggagaaagagagaggaagggggacagTGTCCTCCTCAGACCCACCTATCATCTCTCCCTGATCGTGGATCATCACTGCAAGGTCCTTGAAGATCTGGTTCACGTCCATGATGTCGGactggaaaagagaggagaggggagagagtcacTAGGCCCTTGGCCGGCCAGCGTCTTGCTGTCAGGGGGACCTACGTGGTGCTGCAGGGCGGGGCCTCCTGTGGTGCTGCAGGGCGGGGCCTCCTACCTCCAGCTGCCTGATGTTGGTCTCCCTCTCCTTGATGACCTCCAGGTCCTCTTCAGTGATGGGCGcctcctgggtctgggtctggctcCAGTCGTCATctctggacacacgcacacacacacacacacacacacagaaatgcacaGACAGGCATGCGCgcatacaaacaaacatgtacacgcgtgcacacaaacacacgcacataaacatTAACAAGCATGCCACGCACGTTAGTTTCTGCAGAACTCAACGTTTATTCAATCGGTTCAAATAGCTGTCAAACAGTGACTAGTAACTCCTGAGCAGAGCCAACTTCACAGCAACACAGGCTACCTGACGAGACAGTGTGAGCAGGAGAACCTAAACAGGCTAACTGACGAGACAGTGTGAGCAGGAGAACCTAAACAGGCTAACTGACGAGACAGTGTGAGCAGGAGAACCTAAACAGGCTACCTGACGAGACACTGTGAGCAGGAGAACCTAAACAGGCTACCTGACGAGACAGTGTGAGCAGGAGAACCTACACAGGCTACCTGACGAGACACTGTGAGCAGGAGAACCTAAACAGGCTACCTGACGAGACACTGTGAGCAGGAGAACCTACACAGGCTACCTGACGAGACACTGTGAGCAGGAGAACCTACACAGGCTAACTGACGAGACAGTGTGAGCAGGAGAACCTACACAGGCTACCTGACGAGACACTGTGAGCAGGAGAACCTAAACAGGCTACCTGACGAGACAGTGTGAGCAGGAGAACCTAAACAGGCTACCTGACGAGACAGTGTGAGCAGGAGAACCTAAACAGGCTACCTGACGAGACAGTGTGAGCAGGAGAACCTAAACAGGCTACCTGACGAGACACTGTGAGCAGGAGAACCTAAACAGGCTACCTGACGAGACAGTGTGAGCAGGAGAACCTAAACAGGCTACCTGACGAGACAGTGTGAGCAGGAGAACCTAAACAGGCTACCTGACGAGACAGTGTGAGCAGGAGAACCTAAACAGGCTACCTGACGAGACAGTGTGAGCAGGAGAACCTACACAGGCTAACTGACGAGACACTGTGAGCAGGAGAACCTAAACAGGCTACCTGACGAGACAGTGTGAGCAGGAGAACCTACTTTTCAAACGTCACAAGCTGTTCCTCAGCATTCCCACCGTCGCCCtgccaacagacaaacacacccgtGCTCAGCTGAGGTAATGGCCACACCACGTCTGAAGGCTCCCCCCAGAACAAACACGGTGTTAGCCAGAGCGCCGCGCTGGGCTGGGCTGTCGGGGAGCGTGTCGTGTTTACCAGGACGCGGGATCCGGCTCGGGCCCGGGCCACagactccttctccttctccgcaGCTCTGCGCTGCATCAGCTGGAAGTTGTTGAGCGCGGCCGAGAAGTCGCTCATCAGACGCTCCTTCTGGATCTtctgctgtctctggaggagaggaggagcacagGCGGGATTCACTGTCTGACGGACTGACCGCTGTCCCCACCCCATCTGGCCTCCCACCCCATCTGGCCTCCTACCCGATCTAGCCCCTGTGACACAAGCTTGGACCCCTTGTGGCCACTCTAAACGTAGAGTATATAAATTATTATAAACATGGTattttgcctgttaatgcctgcaatACAGTGAAGAAAACGATATGACGATGTGACGATGACGATAAACAATAATGTTGAACGTAACTGGCCCatctaacagtacaactggccccagcttggccACCCCAGTTGAAATGGTCTAGAACCTCCCCTGGTTTTGGATCTTTAACCACTTTTACTCACCtgttctgagggagagagaggcaggggcaaAGAGCCCAGGTCTTTCAGGTGTCTGTTGGTCTCCTTGGCCAGCTGATTTGTGTAGTGCTGCACCTGTTGCCTGTGACGGAGGGAAACAAAAGACACAGGCACAAGGCGTTCTGCTGATTTGATGGATTTAACATCGCTTTGTGTTAATTCCGTTGGGCCACATTACATCCAGTTTAATCCCTGACTACTCACAGCTGGTCTTGCACCTGGGGCGTCTCTTGTCGCGTCCCCATTTGGTGCAGCATCGTTTTAATCTGGCCAGCTAGTAAACAGAAAAATAGAGAAGTGAGAATTGGTAGACAAAAAACAATAGCTGTGTCTCAAGATTATTGTTTAGGTATTTCCCCCAAGACTTGGACCTTCTCTCTCTAGTGAATTTATTCGAATTAAGATATGGGTGTTTGGCTTGGTGAAACTTTGGAATTTAAACCATCCAGCCACTGAGCCACCGGTACATTTTGGCTGGTTAGACGCAGATAAAACTACTGAAAATTGTGGTCTTGGTACTTTGGCAGAGTTCACCAAAAACTCACAGTTTTGGGTGATCTTTTGGATGTTGGTACTGCATGTCTGGGTAAGGTTGCTGAAGTCTCGCGGCTGCGAGCGACCGGTGTCTGTTCTTCCGTACGACATACTTGCTGCTGTCGTGTAGAAAGTTTTTAAAGGATATTACACAACCTACAGAGAAAGGTTAAACCATTATTCATATATTGCTTAAACAACTGTATAAGGTGTGCCAACCTACTACTTGTGAGACTGACAAAGATGGGTGATACCAGAATGTAGCGGCTTGTCAAGATTATTGGGCCTGCGCTCAAATCACACGCGGCATCACGGGGCTATGGACACAAGCGCGTTCACAGACAATCTACAAAAATAGGATGGTCCGATTTTCATAAGAAATCCCCCCCCCAAATTGACCAACATTAAGTCTCAAAAATAGACCAAGAAACGTTCAGTCTCTCGGCTACAGTCTTCTACGTCACACGGATTAACGTTGTGACAGATTTAGCAATTTTGTAAACAAGGCGTCGTATTGCATGTAAAAGCTCTTGTCTTTAAAGTCAATTTACAATAAATGTCTGCTAATCTTATGTCAAAATAGGATTGGTCTCTTGAATGATATTCAGTCGCACAAATAACTTAAGTTGAGTATTTTAATAGGCTATTAATTGCAATATTAGTTGAAGACCGGGAGAACATTTGCATATCGCGAATATAATCCCTGTAATAGGCGGGGAAGAATTCCACACAATAAAACAACTAGTGAATTTTTACATTGTATAGTTGCATCAATGACAGTTAGCTGAATTGCACACCAGCTTGGTTATTTCTACCATGGAATACAGTGGTGATAGAAACATAAAAGGCTATATTGACAATTTAGGTTTTACGCTCTATAGGCTGCAGTTTGTTAAAATGAATATGTTCAACATCTTACTTTTCAATGGGGTTGGAGCAAAATACGTCGTTTTCCTGATAGCAATCCGTATGAGATTTCTTCGTAGACCCACCCAGTCCGTGTACGACGTCACACATAGGACCACATTAATCCTACTTGCGCATGTGATTCTGGTTTGTCGGCAATGCAGACATGCTTTACGAACTACAGATAGTGGCGTGACACCACCTCTTTCATTAACGTATTTAAATCAGAAAAGCTGTAATGTCGTGTGTTGCTTTCTTTCCTACTGTCTGCTGAGGTGTAGTGTAAATTCAACTACCTTCTACCCAACTCGCCTTAATAACCTAACATCAGTCTTACACTTCATTAAGGTAGCCTACCGTTTGCGTGCAGCAAAGGATCCGGTAGTCTGTGTGCACCCCCGGTCTCATGACTTCACGCTGTCTCCGTTAATTGACACCGAACTGGCAGAGCCGCTCACATGACTGCAGGACCATGACCCTCTACATTCTCCTGCAAGGCCAGGCAGGCGCTGCCGGGGCGCATGAGGGAtgggtacatttacattcataTTTTCAATTATAAAACTCAGATAAAATGTACACTCATCAACTCAACATTTAGCTTGTTGCAACTGTATAGACGAGAATAAGACATGCAACAGCACACTTTAGTCCTTCTCTGGGCAAGGGGAAGTTAGCTTGTTCTCGTCTGtgaaaaagttaaataaaaAACTATAACAGTTCATGAATTCACAACACGAATGAACAACTTGAtccaaaaaaatatgttttaatttACAGAGCATCAATCTAACGTTTTTTTGTTCAAAAGCACGAAGAACATGAGATCAGGTGCAGGCTACGTGAGTGTTCTGTGCCAGGCAGGTCGTTGGTCTCCGAACACGGAACACAACATGGCGCTGCCAGTAGCCGAGGTGATAAGGAGAAATATCCCGCAATAATGACAAATCCCACTCGTTTTGAGAACAAAACCAGGACGCAAACGTCGAGCACCAAACCAGCCTGGCTCATGGGTGAGGTGAATTAAAACAGTGTTCAGGGTAACATAGTTCACAGGGAGCAGCactgatggagaaagagaacagaagcgctttctctctttcttgaaAAGGTCAAGGTAcaatagattaaaaaaaaatcccccccaaaaaaggttGTGTCCCCTATAAACAAGTGTAAGCTAAAGAGTACTTTAGaccaggggttctcaaactttttggggtcagggaccccttacagggctgaacattttccaaggaccccCCCCATAAACACCCATTCAGCATATCCTTTGTGCTCTTAAATGGACACAATATGCTTGTTTTACTGGTGCAAATGGTCCCCATCTGTAGATTATTATACATTGtttcactttttaatgatacatatacattttagaATTATTTTTACAATGTTATAATTTATGGCAAATTATTTCTCAGACCCCCTGGCTATGGGTCTGGggaccccactttgagaaccactagacatgcagacagctcggtgccagtggaatgtcaatTTTAATTTTTTGGACCTACCCGttactttccagccaattatgttccagcaatGCTGTACCAGCCAATTGCCTTCAGTGAGGCGGGCCTTTCTCCTTGGCTaattttgtgaaaccactgtcaatcaaactcaagCTGGAGGAAAGCACAGGTTAACCCAAGTTCAAATAAGAATTGGGAGCACCGGTTCTCATTTTTGAATTTATTTTATAAATAATGTTACCTTATGGCAGCTTAAAAAAGGCTACAGAAACACGTGGGAGGGAGGCTTCCTTTCAGTCATTCCTTTTAGAGTTCCTGTGCTGCCCCAGTGGCCTGTCCAACAGGCCCACTAAGAGGGAGCAGTCCAGACCAGCGGTCCTCAGCATGACCGAGGCCTTCACCCCCCTGGACCTTCACACTGGGCTCATCCTAACAatccacacagagagggaggcaggtggTCCGACACGGTCGGAGAGGGTGGGGCTCTACTGTGGCTTGGCGGGTGCAGGGGACCCCAGGGTGGGCCAGTGGCAGTCTATGATGGCTTCGTATAGTTCTTCGCTCTCCTCTATGAACTGTCTGTTAGCCTCGATCACGTCTAGCTCTGCCATGGggtctgcagggagggagggagggagggagggagggagacaggacggAGGGTTAGGGGGTTCAGCATGAGCTCCACAAGGCCTTCAGAGCAGTAGGACAGACTGTAAACCTCTGgttgaaagtgtctgctaaatgaacgaCTGAGGCTGGCagtaaaaacacaacaacactgCAACAGCGTTTTACGGCCTATGTGGTTATGAGTGTCGGAATAGGAGGGGAAACTGTTCATTTGGCCACtaagagacagggggggggagagaatggaTAAGGCTCACCCTCCAGTCCGTATTCTTCCATCTCCTCGTACGTCTGAAACAAAGAGCACAGTCTTTACCCACTGATACGATCAGCAACGCTATCACAAGACCCAACTTACAGTACCAAGTGGTCATGCTGACAAGAGAAGACAGCGTTGCAGCATCGCTATGGGACAGGAGGAGATTCCAAAGCCCACCTGGTTGCTATAGTCGTACTGGTTATAGTTGTAGCCGCTGTAGTCGCCCGTGTTCTGGTCATAACCCCAGTTTGAGTAGTAGTTCGAGTAATCTTGATAGTATTGGTTGTTGTTGTAAGAGTACTGTTGGTCGTACTTGTTGTCCATAAAGCCACCCCTGTTTCGTGGAGAgggattttattttatataaaaacatttaaaaaaaacattgacagGCCCTTTTGACAGGGGTATAGAGTAAAACAGTACTGCAAGGTCAGTGACAATATCTTATATCAGAATAATAACTCAAAATCTACCTCACTCTCTATGACGTTCTCTTATGCGCCtacccctcttcccttcctacATGAAGCAGGAAGTGAGGTGAAGAATTTAAGGTTTAGCTGAATAAGTACATgtacctggtctctccctgtttcCCATAAGTGGCACGGTTAAGCTTGAACCTTTTAGGCTGTGGACAGGAAAGAGCCTTTATCAAGACCGGTCTATCAAACAGTGCTTCTCAATAGAAACGCTAGAGGTAACTGAAAACTTTAAAGcttcttttatttttattttaccatTTTTTATGTCGGAAAGATACCAATACTTCGCTAACTGATACTGTGCTGAGTGGTTTGGCAGGTGTGGGGAATCGTACCGGAGTCGCTCCAGGTATAGGTTTTCCGTTGACTTTCCTCAGGCACCGCTCTGCCGTTGCTTCGTCTGCCAGCTCTACAAAACAATAACCCGCTGCACCCCTACAAGCATCAAACGAGACACGGAAAAAAGTATCAGCCAACTGTTTGATCTGGTACAACCTTCACTAACGGGGTTTTTAACAACAACCTCTTGTCACCTACCAGTTCATCTTGTTTCGGATAATTCTCACTCCAACCACTAGTTCTCCCATGGTGGCAAATGCTCGAGAAATGAACTTTTCATCCATGTAGGGCTCCAACTGCATGAGCAAAAGGCAGACAGGAGGCACTGATATGATTTATGAAAGCAGCAAAACCCACAACGCATTTTAATTTCCTTAGTCGCAGGCACACTGGTCTCTTATATCCCTACtttggctaactagctagcttgaTGGCTAGTCTACctgtctagctagctaacaacgtATAGAATTAGAGCTAGGCTAACGACTGCTGACAGTGACAGGTCTGCAGACCAGAACAGTACTTCATAGAAAACAGCTGAACTTACATTGCCCATCCACAAGCAACTCATTTTGATAGACTATTAAATGCACGTTAGACTGTTTGGTGAACGTTTTACTCAAACGTCTAGCTAGCAGGAAACCTAAATAATTTCCACAAAATACCACtagctttttttttaaatgtcttcTTTTTATCTATGTCTTCTTACTCGCGCGCTTTTCTGCAACGTGCAGAGCGACCCCACGTGGGCTGGAGGAGAAACGTCCACGCGTGACCTCAGGAGCCAATGATGGGCGAGATCCACGTTTCCAACGGCAACCCGTTCCAAACAATCATCAGAGAGCAGCACGAGCCTAGAACCCACGACCTTCAGAAGTGTATCCACCATATAAATAGGCTAGTCGCACATATGTTTAAAGTTAAATCTTTAGTTCACTTAAGTTTGTAGTTCAAAGTGTGCAGTTTGACAAAACGTAAGGTCTGTTCTGTTTCACAAGAATGTATTCGGGATAGCATAGAATTATGCAACTGCGTTGAAAAGTTGTAAAAGTCGACCATATTTTGCTCATCAGCATTCATGGGTTAATTCAATTCAGTTGTTTAAAACATGACAGTGTGTTtattctccacatctctccaggTGAGAAGAAATGAGTTCTCCGCTATCAGTGCTACGTAAAAACAGACGCATGCCTCTTCCTGGATATCTCGATCAACAAGGGTGGGCTGTTATGAACGTGGGCAGAGCAGCCGGAAGTTTCATTAAAATCTAATGACTATTAactttttaatgatttttttCTGTTGAGTATGACAAGTGATAATTCTATTTATGCCAATCAGGGGAAGAAAAGTGCCATTTAAGGAAGATCCCTTGAAAGGTATAGCTCCTCTAAGCACACAAAATGTATCAAAACATGTGGTGTGTTTAGCTACATCCCTGTGATCTCTTCCAGAATATAAAGCTCTGCTAAGTGGCCTGTCTGGACGATCAGATCCCGTTGGGCCTCATTCCACAGCCACTGACATGACCGCTACTtccgggtcaaaggtcacacaaAAGAAAGGCCACAGCAGTCGTGAGTTATTTGTTTACAAAAGCACCAGGTCCTGTTTGGGTCCTGTAGGGTTGCTGGTTATGTAAGCTGTAGTTCCACACTCGGACCCTTGGAAACCAGGCCTCGGATCATGTAACTCTCCAATGCTTCATGCTGCTTTTCCACAACAGATGCTCCTCCGACTGACTTTGAGCTGATGTCTTCTATGATGCAAAAGCTAAGCTTACTGGAGAACAAGGTGAAGACCCAGGCACTGGACATTGAACGCAAGGTGAGTCACAGGTCAACGCACAAGGGACACGTTGTGTTCAAATTGACTCCGTTTAAGTCAGCACAGTTTGATGTAAATATTCACGTCCTTTTTCCAACGACAGGAGAAGAAGATTACTGTCCTTGAGGAGAAAGTCAAACTTCTTCAGAAGTCAGGAGGTAATTGGAGTCAGCATTCCCATGAACTCAAACTCAGACAGTCTATTACTGCTTTTTGGGGAAGAGTCAGTGTGTTTCTTTCAGCAGAAAAgatgagagatggggaggaggagaaagacctTGTTAGAACTTGCCACAAACTACAGATCCAGATATGGGAAATGGAGGTTAGTCATTTTGATCCCAATATGTCGGTATGAACTCCATGCCTGAAACGAGATGTGTTACAGGTGAGGGGATAGTCAAATACTGTTGTGTGATGTTTATTGTAGACTTCCCTCCCCCACTTTACAGAGCTTTCTGAATGACTATGGTATGATCTGGGTGGGGGACAATGAAAAACGTGACACCGCCCAACAAGAGGAAGTAGGGGGTCGTGTGCAGAGGCAGTTTTCattggagggtggagagaggggaagcatTTGGCAACCAGGTAAAGCTTACATTATTGTGTAATGTTAAAACATAGATACGTTTATCCACAATTTATTAGGACTGTATTTGTTGTTTACAAAGCTCGGTTTCATCCATCTTTCAGAGGCCTCTTTAGTGGGAAATTTCCACATGAACTTTGACCTGGTGGCTCAGAGCATCAGGGAGCTGAACGTTCTGGCGGGGGAGGGCGAGTCTTTTGTGAGAGCGACACCCAGAGGGGCTCGACTGGCCCAGAAGGCCTGCATTCCTCTGGTCCTCTACAAGAACGGCATCTTCATGTTCGACGGACCTTTCCGGTCTTATCAGGAACCCAGCACTCAGGTTTGGAAAcgagatctacacacacacaaagaaccaTTTCAACTCTGAACGTGTTTCACGTCGACAAACCGTCCCACAGTTCTGTGTGATTGAAAGTCTTCCGTTGGTGACATCGACAGCACTGCATACGAGACCTGATGGATGGATACTTCCCCTCTGAGCTGAAGGAAAGGTTTCCAGAAGGGGTGCCGTTTCAGGTGTGTGGATACGATGTACTTATGTCCTAATCATGTTACTTATTACTACAAGCATTCAGGTACTGTACCCCCATGTGCGCAGTTACAGAAAAAGTAAAAACATCAGGGAAAACACAGAGGTAACACAAGACTACAGCAGCAAGGGAATATCATAACAAATGAAGCAATTGAATCTGCCTTGGAATGTAACGTAGTATGGATGTatctatatacacacagacatcctgTTTGGTGGTGAAGTTCTATTGGTCCTGCAGGTCCTGGACAGACGAGAGGAGGAGTTTAAAGAGAGACGGCCGTGGGCGGAGTTTCCTGGGAAGGGGCAAGCTGTGGTTGGTCCATCAAGCAGCCCggaccacacccacaccaccctcTCTCAGATTCCTGGTTGGCAACTTTAATGTCATTCAAGCTCAAAATCTGATATTACATTGTGGACACGGTTGTATCCGATGCACAAACCAGGTTTATTCCACAACCCAACCCGTAACAGAACTCTTATGTTGGTCTAATGTA comes from the Osmerus eperlanus chromosome 7, fOsmEpe2.1, whole genome shotgun sequence genome and includes:
- the ubxn11 gene encoding UBX domain-containing protein 11 isoform X1, which codes for MSSPLSVLRKNRRMPLPGYLDQQGGRKVPFKEDPLKEYKALLSGLSGRSDPVGPHSTATDMTATSGSKVTQKKGHSSHAPPTDFELMSSMMQKLSLLENKVKTQALDIERKEKKITVLEEKVKLLQKSGGNWKKMRDGEEEKDLVRTCHKLQIQIWEMESFLNDYGMIWVGDNEKRDTAQQEEVGGRVQRQFSLEGGERGSIWQPEASLVGNFHMNFDLVAQSIRELNVLAGEGESFVRATPRGARLAQKACIPLVLYKNGIFMFDGPFRSYQEPSTQHCIRDLMDGYFPSELKERFPEGVPFQVLDRREEEFKERRPWAEFPGKGQAVVGPSSSPDHTHTTLSQIPGRKLSMDQFLNRLPKVVVKAGRVIDIRDSVKTSLQGSSDAADDSAVTLIDTPVLRDMKERMKLQEGDRPPSARDVATLRLRSEDGERAFILKMRFSETIGHLRRYLDNHRGAGLPGYDIISAFPQRCYGEDCQTLQSCGLTPSAALLLRTRPCPQ
- the ubxn11 gene encoding UBX domain-containing protein 11 isoform X2 — encoded protein: MSSPLSVLRKNRRMPLPGYLDQQGGRKVPFKEDPLKEYKALLSGLSGRSDPVGPHSTATDMTATSGSKVTQKKGHSSHAPPTDFELMSSMMQKLSLLENKVKTQALDIERKEKKITVLEEKVKLLQKSGAEKMRDGEEEKDLVRTCHKLQIQIWEMESFLNDYGMIWVGDNEKRDTAQQEEVGGRVQRQFSLEGGERGSIWQPEASLVGNFHMNFDLVAQSIRELNVLAGEGESFVRATPRGARLAQKACIPLVLYKNGIFMFDGPFRSYQEPSTQHCIRDLMDGYFPSELKERFPEGVPFQVLDRREEEFKERRPWAEFPGKGQAVVGPSSSPDHTHTTLSQIPGRKLSMDQFLNRLPKVVVKAGRVIDIRDSVKTSLQGSSDAADDSAVTLIDTPVLRDMKERMKLQEGDRPPSARDVATLRLRSEDGERAFILKMRFSETIGHLRRYLDNHRGAGLPGYDIISAFPQRCYGEDCQTLQSCGLTPSAALLLRTRPCPQ
- the ubxn11 gene encoding UBX domain-containing protein 11 isoform X3, yielding MSSPLSVLRKNRRMPLPGYLDQQGGRKVPFKEDPLKEYKALLSGLSGRSDPVGPHSTATDMTATSGSKVTQKKGHSSHAPPTDFELMSSMMQKLSLLENKVKTQALDIERKEKKITVLEEKVKLLQKSGEKMRDGEEEKDLVRTCHKLQIQIWEMESFLNDYGMIWVGDNEKRDTAQQEEVGGRVQRQFSLEGGERGSIWQPEASLVGNFHMNFDLVAQSIRELNVLAGEGESFVRATPRGARLAQKACIPLVLYKNGIFMFDGPFRSYQEPSTQHCIRDLMDGYFPSELKERFPEGVPFQVLDRREEEFKERRPWAEFPGKGQAVVGPSSSPDHTHTTLSQIPGRKLSMDQFLNRLPKVVVKAGRVIDIRDSVKTSLQGSSDAADDSAVTLIDTPVLRDMKERMKLQEGDRPPSARDVATLRLRSEDGERAFILKMRFSETIGHLRRYLDNHRGAGLPGYDIISAFPQRCYGEDCQTLQSCGLTPSAALLLRTRPCPQ